A window of Vigna unguiculata cultivar IT97K-499-35 chromosome 4, ASM411807v1, whole genome shotgun sequence contains these coding sequences:
- the LOC114181250 gene encoding receptor-like protein EIX1 isoform X2, with protein sequence MTCSFFMVLFVYSLFMSTFSVCRETICIGSERETLLKLKHHLTDPSNRLSSWNVSVNPNCCEWDGVVCNNFTSHVAELHLRTSFPDFDYPLYYEDYEEALEDHSRRALGGEINPCLVDLKHLNYLDLSGNHFPSTPIPSFIATITSLTHLNLSYAGFMGNIPSQIGNLSNLLYLDLSYVANGTIPPQIGSLSNLLHLHLRGGYYEESLFLENINWLSSLSKIRYLTLSSIWSRRGGMLIPSSLGSMNSLVHLDLSYSEFIGNFPPQIGNLSKLVYLDLSGAANGTLPSQIGNLSNLLYLDLGSDLTSIPKNVDCLSRLTKLEYLDLGGANLSQSFQLLHTLQALPSLMHLYLSRCTLPHYNQPSFLNFSSLLTLDLSEVYYHSAISFVPKWVFGLKKLVSLFLYANNFEGPILDDFRNLTLLENLDLKENSFSSSIPHWFYSSFPHLKFLDLSYNNLQGNISDALGNVTSLVTLDMSNNQLEGPIPTSFGSLCNLRVIQFSYLKLNQHINEILDILAPCISHGLKTLEVRSSQISGNLTNQFEVYKNIATLNFYENKIGGELPISLGKRSSLRSLSLSYNQLRGNPFESLRPLSELSYLDIGYNNFEGVVTKDHLTNLTSLYEFFAPGNNLTLKVGPKWYPTFQLTYLDMNSWQLGPNFPSWIQSQDKLYYLAMPNTGILDSIPYWFWKTFSEASFLNLSHNHIHGELQTTLKNPISIIGVDLSANKLSGKFPYLSNGVGFLDLSSNSFSKSMDDFLCKGKEKPMKLEFLNLASNNLSGEIPDCWDIWPYLMDVNLQNNNFVGNIPQSMSSLIELESLSIRKNLLSGTFPTILKKTNKLILLDLGENNFSGTIPTWVGESFLDMKVLILRSNRFSGHIPNKICDMSLLQVLDFAQNNLTGNIPTCFNSLKTMTQMNKSTNALIYCSAINYTFEYSDYPVISVLLWLKGRGDEYKNFLGLVTSIDLSNNKLVGEIPREVTDLNGLMFLNLSHNQFSGHIPQNIGNMESLLAIDFSRNKLSGEIPPTISNLSFLSMLDLSYNHLNGKIPTGTQLQTFDASNFIGNNLCGPPLPISCISNDKSYDQNGKGSDDRHGVNLFYIAT encoded by the exons ATGACTTGCTCCTTTTTTATGGTTCTGTTTGTTTATTCGCTTTTTATGTCAACTTTTAGTGTGTGCAGAGAGACGATATGCATTGGAAGTGAGAGAGAGACACTGTTGAAGTTGAAGCATCATCTCACAGATCCTTCAAATAGGCTTTCTTCTTGGAATGTCTCTGTGAATCCCAATTGCTGCGAGTGGGATGGAGTTGTCTGCAACAACTTTACATCTCATGTTGCAGAGCTTCATCTCAGAACTTCATTTCCTGATTTCGATTATCCATTATATTACGAAGATTACGAAGAAGCATTGGAAGATCACAGTAGACGGGCCTTGGGTGGAGAGATAAATCCTTGTTTGGTTGATTTGAAGCATTTGAATTACTTGGATCTCAGCGGCAATCATTTTCCAAGTACTCCAATTCCTTCCTTCATTGCAACAATAACTTCTTTAACACACCTCAATCTTTCTTATGCTGGATTCATGGGAAATATTCCTTCTCAGATTGGAAATCTCTCCAATTTGCTCTATCTTGACCTCTCTTATGTTGCCAACGGAACAATTCCTCCCCAGATAGGGAGTCTCTCCAATTTACTCCACCTCCACCTCAGAGGTGGATATTATGAAGAATCTTTGtttcttgaaaatattaattggCTATCAAGTCTTTCCAAAATTCGTTATCTTACATTGAGCAGCATTTGGTCACGTAGAGGAGGTATGCTAATTCCTTCTTCTCTTGGTTCAATGAACTCCTTAGTTCACTTGGACCTCTCTTATTCTGAATTCATCGGCAACTTTCCTCCTCAGATTGGAAATCTTTCTAAATTAGTGTATCTAGACCTAAGCGGTGCTGCCAATGGAACACTTCCCTCTCAAATTGGAAATCTCTCTAATTTGTTGTATCTTGACCTTGGAAGTGATCTAACTTCGATTCCTAAAAATGTTGACTGCTTGTCAAGGCTTACAAAGCTTGAATATCTTGATTTAGGAGGTGCAAACCTATCCCAATCATTTCAATTGCTTCATACCCTCCAAGCTCTTCCTTCTTTGATGCACCTATATTTGTCGAGATGTACACTTCCTCACTACAATCAACCATCATTTCTTAACTTCTCGTCTCTCCTCACTCTTGATCTTTCTGAGGTTTATTATCATTCTGCAATTTCATTTGTTCCAAAGTGGGTATTTGGACTGAAGAAACttgtttctctatttttatATGCTAACAACTTTGAAGGTCCAATTCTTGATGATTTTCGAAACCTCACACttcttgaaaatcttgatttgaaggaaaattcattttcatcttctatACCTCATTGGTTTTATAGTAGTTTTCCTCATCTCAAGTTCTTGGACCTATCATATAACAACCTACAAGGAAATATTTCTGATGCCTTAGGAAATGTGACTTCTCTAGTTACACTTGATATGTCAAACAATCAACTTGAAGGTCCAATTCCAACTTCTTTTGGTTCTCTTTGCAACTTAAGGGTGATACAATTCTCATATCTCAAACTCAATCAGCACATTAATGAAATTTTAGATATTCTTGCTCCTTGTATTTCCCATGGACTCAAAACACTTGAAGTTAGAAGTTCTCAAATTTCAGGTAATCTAACAAACCAATTTGaggtttataaaaatattgccacactaaatttttatgaaaacaaaattggtGGAGAACTCCCAATATCACTCGGAAAACGTTCATCACTAAGATCTCTTTCTCTATCCTATAATCAGCTTAGAGGAAATCCATTTGAAAGTCTTAGACCACTCTCTGAATTGTCATATCTTGATAttggttataataattttgaaggAGTTGTCACGAAAGATCATCTAACAAATCTTACGAGTTTGTATGAGTTTTTTGCACCAGGAAACAATTTGACTTTAAAAGTGGGTCCAAAATGGTATCCTACTTTTCAACTTACTTATTTGGATATGAACTCTTGGCAATTAGGTCCCAACTTTCCTTCATGGATTCAATCACAAGACAAACTTTATTATTTAGCGATGCCTAACACGGGAATTTTGGATTCTATTCCCTATTGGTTTTGGAAAACATTTTCTGAAGCTTCTTTTCTAAATCTCTCTCATAATCATATCCATGGTGAGCTTCAGACTACTTTAAAGAATCCAATATCTATAATTGGTGTTGATCTAAGTGCAAATAAGTTAAGTGGCAAATTTCCTTACCTTTCAAATGGTGTGGGTTTTTTGGACCTTTCAAGCAATTCATTCTCCAAATCCATGGATGATTTTTTATGTAAAGGTAAAGAGAAGCCAATGAAATTAGAATTTCTCAATCTTGCATCGAATAACTTATCAGGGGAAATACCAGATTGTTGGGACATCTGGCCATATCTAATGGatgtaaatttacaaaataataattttgttggaAACATTCCCCAATCCATGAGTTCCTTAATAGAGCTAGAATCATTAAGCATCCGTAAAAACTTGCTTTCGGGAACATTTCCTACAATTTTGAAAAAGAccaataaattgattttgttggatcttggagaaaataatttttcaggAACAATTCCAACTTGGGTTGGAGAAAGTTTTTTAGATATGAAGGTTCTTATCCTTCGATCAAATAGATTTTCGGGTCATATTCCTAATAAAATATGTGATATGAGTCTTCTTCAAGTGTTAGACTTTGCACAAAATAATTTGACTGGAAACATACCTACTTGTTTTAACAGTTTGAAGACCATGACACAGATGAACAAAAGTACAAATGCTCTTATCTATTGTTCTGCTATAAACTATACATTTGAATATTCAGATTATCCTGTAATCAGTGTTCTTCTTTGGTTGAAAGGAAGAGGAGATGAATACAAAAACTTTCTCGGGTTGGTAACAAGCATTGATTTGTCGAATAACAAATTAGTAGGAGAAATACCGAGAGAAGTCACAGATTTAAATGGTTTGATGTTTTTGAACTTGTCCCACAACCAATTTAGTGGTCACATTCCACAGAATATCGGTAATATGGAATCATTGTTGGCCATTGATTTTTCAAGGAATAAACTTTCTGGTGAAATCCCTCCAACCATTTCAAATTTGAGCTTTCTAAGCATGCTAGACTTGTCTTATAATCATTTGAATGGAAAAATTCCAACAGGAACTCAATTGCAAACCTTTGATGCCTCAAACTTTATTGGCAACAATCTATGTGGCCCACCACTACCCATCAGTTGCATCTCCAATGACAAAAGCTATGATCAGAATGGCAAAGGGAGTGATGATAGGCATGGAGTGAACTTATTTTAT ATAGCAACGTAG
- the LOC114181250 gene encoding receptor-like protein EIX1 isoform X1 — MTCSFFMVLFVYSLFMSTFSVCRETICIGSERETLLKLKHHLTDPSNRLSSWNVSVNPNCCEWDGVVCNNFTSHVAELHLRTSFPDFDYPLYYEDYEEALEDHSRRALGGEINPCLVDLKHLNYLDLSGNHFPSTPIPSFIATITSLTHLNLSYAGFMGNIPSQIGNLSNLLYLDLSYVANGTIPPQIGSLSNLLHLHLRGGYYEESLFLENINWLSSLSKIRYLTLSSIWSRRGGMLIPSSLGSMNSLVHLDLSYSEFIGNFPPQIGNLSKLVYLDLSGAANGTLPSQIGNLSNLLYLDLGSDLTSIPKNVDCLSRLTKLEYLDLGGANLSQSFQLLHTLQALPSLMHLYLSRCTLPHYNQPSFLNFSSLLTLDLSEVYYHSAISFVPKWVFGLKKLVSLFLYANNFEGPILDDFRNLTLLENLDLKENSFSSSIPHWFYSSFPHLKFLDLSYNNLQGNISDALGNVTSLVTLDMSNNQLEGPIPTSFGSLCNLRVIQFSYLKLNQHINEILDILAPCISHGLKTLEVRSSQISGNLTNQFEVYKNIATLNFYENKIGGELPISLGKRSSLRSLSLSYNQLRGNPFESLRPLSELSYLDIGYNNFEGVVTKDHLTNLTSLYEFFAPGNNLTLKVGPKWYPTFQLTYLDMNSWQLGPNFPSWIQSQDKLYYLAMPNTGILDSIPYWFWKTFSEASFLNLSHNHIHGELQTTLKNPISIIGVDLSANKLSGKFPYLSNGVGFLDLSSNSFSKSMDDFLCKGKEKPMKLEFLNLASNNLSGEIPDCWDIWPYLMDVNLQNNNFVGNIPQSMSSLIELESLSIRKNLLSGTFPTILKKTNKLILLDLGENNFSGTIPTWVGESFLDMKVLILRSNRFSGHIPNKICDMSLLQVLDFAQNNLTGNIPTCFNSLKTMTQMNKSTNALIYCSAINYTFEYSDYPVISVLLWLKGRGDEYKNFLGLVTSIDLSNNKLVGEIPREVTDLNGLMFLNLSHNQFSGHIPQNIGNMESLLAIDFSRNKLSGEIPPTISNLSFLSMLDLSYNHLNGKIPTGTQLQTFDASNFIGNNLCGPPLPISCISNDKSYDQNGKGSDDRHGVNLFYVSMTFGFVVGFWIVVGPLVICRSWRYAYFHFLDHVWFKLQYFF, encoded by the coding sequence ATGACTTGCTCCTTTTTTATGGTTCTGTTTGTTTATTCGCTTTTTATGTCAACTTTTAGTGTGTGCAGAGAGACGATATGCATTGGAAGTGAGAGAGAGACACTGTTGAAGTTGAAGCATCATCTCACAGATCCTTCAAATAGGCTTTCTTCTTGGAATGTCTCTGTGAATCCCAATTGCTGCGAGTGGGATGGAGTTGTCTGCAACAACTTTACATCTCATGTTGCAGAGCTTCATCTCAGAACTTCATTTCCTGATTTCGATTATCCATTATATTACGAAGATTACGAAGAAGCATTGGAAGATCACAGTAGACGGGCCTTGGGTGGAGAGATAAATCCTTGTTTGGTTGATTTGAAGCATTTGAATTACTTGGATCTCAGCGGCAATCATTTTCCAAGTACTCCAATTCCTTCCTTCATTGCAACAATAACTTCTTTAACACACCTCAATCTTTCTTATGCTGGATTCATGGGAAATATTCCTTCTCAGATTGGAAATCTCTCCAATTTGCTCTATCTTGACCTCTCTTATGTTGCCAACGGAACAATTCCTCCCCAGATAGGGAGTCTCTCCAATTTACTCCACCTCCACCTCAGAGGTGGATATTATGAAGAATCTTTGtttcttgaaaatattaattggCTATCAAGTCTTTCCAAAATTCGTTATCTTACATTGAGCAGCATTTGGTCACGTAGAGGAGGTATGCTAATTCCTTCTTCTCTTGGTTCAATGAACTCCTTAGTTCACTTGGACCTCTCTTATTCTGAATTCATCGGCAACTTTCCTCCTCAGATTGGAAATCTTTCTAAATTAGTGTATCTAGACCTAAGCGGTGCTGCCAATGGAACACTTCCCTCTCAAATTGGAAATCTCTCTAATTTGTTGTATCTTGACCTTGGAAGTGATCTAACTTCGATTCCTAAAAATGTTGACTGCTTGTCAAGGCTTACAAAGCTTGAATATCTTGATTTAGGAGGTGCAAACCTATCCCAATCATTTCAATTGCTTCATACCCTCCAAGCTCTTCCTTCTTTGATGCACCTATATTTGTCGAGATGTACACTTCCTCACTACAATCAACCATCATTTCTTAACTTCTCGTCTCTCCTCACTCTTGATCTTTCTGAGGTTTATTATCATTCTGCAATTTCATTTGTTCCAAAGTGGGTATTTGGACTGAAGAAACttgtttctctatttttatATGCTAACAACTTTGAAGGTCCAATTCTTGATGATTTTCGAAACCTCACACttcttgaaaatcttgatttgaaggaaaattcattttcatcttctatACCTCATTGGTTTTATAGTAGTTTTCCTCATCTCAAGTTCTTGGACCTATCATATAACAACCTACAAGGAAATATTTCTGATGCCTTAGGAAATGTGACTTCTCTAGTTACACTTGATATGTCAAACAATCAACTTGAAGGTCCAATTCCAACTTCTTTTGGTTCTCTTTGCAACTTAAGGGTGATACAATTCTCATATCTCAAACTCAATCAGCACATTAATGAAATTTTAGATATTCTTGCTCCTTGTATTTCCCATGGACTCAAAACACTTGAAGTTAGAAGTTCTCAAATTTCAGGTAATCTAACAAACCAATTTGaggtttataaaaatattgccacactaaatttttatgaaaacaaaattggtGGAGAACTCCCAATATCACTCGGAAAACGTTCATCACTAAGATCTCTTTCTCTATCCTATAATCAGCTTAGAGGAAATCCATTTGAAAGTCTTAGACCACTCTCTGAATTGTCATATCTTGATAttggttataataattttgaaggAGTTGTCACGAAAGATCATCTAACAAATCTTACGAGTTTGTATGAGTTTTTTGCACCAGGAAACAATTTGACTTTAAAAGTGGGTCCAAAATGGTATCCTACTTTTCAACTTACTTATTTGGATATGAACTCTTGGCAATTAGGTCCCAACTTTCCTTCATGGATTCAATCACAAGACAAACTTTATTATTTAGCGATGCCTAACACGGGAATTTTGGATTCTATTCCCTATTGGTTTTGGAAAACATTTTCTGAAGCTTCTTTTCTAAATCTCTCTCATAATCATATCCATGGTGAGCTTCAGACTACTTTAAAGAATCCAATATCTATAATTGGTGTTGATCTAAGTGCAAATAAGTTAAGTGGCAAATTTCCTTACCTTTCAAATGGTGTGGGTTTTTTGGACCTTTCAAGCAATTCATTCTCCAAATCCATGGATGATTTTTTATGTAAAGGTAAAGAGAAGCCAATGAAATTAGAATTTCTCAATCTTGCATCGAATAACTTATCAGGGGAAATACCAGATTGTTGGGACATCTGGCCATATCTAATGGatgtaaatttacaaaataataattttgttggaAACATTCCCCAATCCATGAGTTCCTTAATAGAGCTAGAATCATTAAGCATCCGTAAAAACTTGCTTTCGGGAACATTTCCTACAATTTTGAAAAAGAccaataaattgattttgttggatcttggagaaaataatttttcaggAACAATTCCAACTTGGGTTGGAGAAAGTTTTTTAGATATGAAGGTTCTTATCCTTCGATCAAATAGATTTTCGGGTCATATTCCTAATAAAATATGTGATATGAGTCTTCTTCAAGTGTTAGACTTTGCACAAAATAATTTGACTGGAAACATACCTACTTGTTTTAACAGTTTGAAGACCATGACACAGATGAACAAAAGTACAAATGCTCTTATCTATTGTTCTGCTATAAACTATACATTTGAATATTCAGATTATCCTGTAATCAGTGTTCTTCTTTGGTTGAAAGGAAGAGGAGATGAATACAAAAACTTTCTCGGGTTGGTAACAAGCATTGATTTGTCGAATAACAAATTAGTAGGAGAAATACCGAGAGAAGTCACAGATTTAAATGGTTTGATGTTTTTGAACTTGTCCCACAACCAATTTAGTGGTCACATTCCACAGAATATCGGTAATATGGAATCATTGTTGGCCATTGATTTTTCAAGGAATAAACTTTCTGGTGAAATCCCTCCAACCATTTCAAATTTGAGCTTTCTAAGCATGCTAGACTTGTCTTATAATCATTTGAATGGAAAAATTCCAACAGGAACTCAATTGCAAACCTTTGATGCCTCAAACTTTATTGGCAACAATCTATGTGGCCCACCACTACCCATCAGTTGCATCTCCAATGACAAAAGCTATGATCAGAATGGCAAAGGGAGTGATGATAGGCATGGAGTGAACTTATTTTATGTGAGTATGACATTTGGATTTGTGGTGGGATTTTGGATAGTAGTTGGTCCTCTGGTCATTTGTAGATCATGGCGTTATGCCTATTTTCATTTCCTTGATCATGTGTGGTTCaaacttcaatattttttctaa